Proteins encoded by one window of Cylindrospermum stagnale PCC 7417:
- a CDS encoding DNA-directed RNA polymerase subunit beta'' has translation MTEKMIFRNRVVDKGQLRNLISWAFTHYGTARTAVMADKLKDLGFRYATKAGVSISVDDLMVPPTKRRLLEAAEEEIRATETRYQRGEITEVERFQKVIDTWNGTSELLKDEVVVYFKKTNPLNSVYMMAFSGARGNISQVRQLVGMRGLMADPQGEIIDLPIKTNFREGLTVTEYIISSYGARKGLVDTALRTADSGYLTRRLVDVSQDVIIREFDCGTTRGVPVRSMTEGAKVLIPLGNRLMGRVLAEDVLHPTTKEIIATRNTPISDELAIKIHKSNVVEVVVRSPLTCEAARSVCQHCYGWSLAHAKMVDLGEAVGIIAAQSIGEPGTQLTMRTFHTGGVFTGEVAQQVRSKTDGTIRLPRKLRTRPYRTRHGEDAMYVEANGVIVLEPKKEGGETPANQEIHVTQGSTLYIVDGQQVKIGQLLAEVALGGRTTRANTEKAVKDVATDLAGEVQFAEVVPEQKTDRQGNTTITAARGGLIWILSGEVYNLPPGAELVVHNGDAIVFNGVLAETKLTTVHGGVVRLPEATPGKSTREIEIITASVVLDKASVTVQSSQGRNNYLVSTGNNQVFNLRATPGTKVQNGQVVAELIDDRYRTTTGGFLKFAGVEVQKKGKAKLGYEVVQGGTLLWIPEETHEVNKDISLLLVEDGQFVEAGTEVVKDIFCQTSGVVEVTQKNDILREVVIKPGVLLMVDDPEAVMGQDGTFIQPGEEFQGSVATELRYIQYIESPEGPALLSRPVVEFAVPSNPDVPSTTSISQQTGRSIQLRAVQRLPYKDSERVKSVESVELLRTQLVLEIEQEGEQDHNASPLAADIELVPDTEDDQVQRLQLVILESLVIRRDISADATQGSTQTTLEVEDGLTIAPGSVVARTQILCKEGGIVRGVNRAAENVRRCLVLRHSDMISIPTQGQPKVKKGDLLVESAEIAPGVFAPESGQVVEVKKAILQTSESTGADDGTLASSSSPYTVTLRVGRPYRVSPGAVLQIEDGDLVQRGDNLVLLVFERAKTGDIIQGLPRIEELLEARKPKEACILARRAGELKTVYGDGDEAIAIKVIESNGVVTDYPLGPGQNLMVPDGAHILAGQPLSDGPSNPHEILEIFFSLGSEDGIYACASHALQKVQTFLVNEVQMVYQSQGIDISDKHIEVIVRQMTNKVRIDDGGDTTMLPGELVELRQVEQVNEAMAITGGARAQYTPVLLGITKASLNTDSFISAASFQETTRVLTEAAIEGKSDWLRGLKENVIIGRLIPAGTGYNAYEETGAIEDYAVLETSGVLDEVDDPLDMVLDDRTARAYNLDAPTLSESSFGNRRTERSILDEEDELIADVETHHPPPHPTRSPKHGRSEAESVPSVNPRTERSGVGGRDSPRCLCSS, from the coding sequence ATGACAGAAAAAATGATTTTTCGCAATCGTGTGGTTGACAAGGGTCAACTGAGAAATTTAATTTCCTGGGCGTTTACCCATTACGGGACTGCACGCACAGCGGTGATGGCGGATAAGTTGAAGGACTTGGGCTTTCGCTATGCCACCAAAGCCGGGGTTTCTATCAGTGTAGATGACTTGATGGTGCCGCCCACCAAGCGCCGATTGTTGGAAGCAGCCGAAGAAGAAATTCGCGCTACAGAGACTCGTTATCAGCGGGGAGAAATTACTGAAGTGGAACGGTTCCAAAAGGTAATTGACACCTGGAATGGAACTTCGGAACTGCTGAAAGATGAGGTGGTGGTCTACTTTAAAAAGACCAACCCCCTGAACTCTGTGTATATGATGGCATTCTCTGGGGCCCGGGGTAATATCTCTCAGGTGCGGCAGTTGGTGGGGATGCGGGGACTGATGGCAGACCCCCAAGGGGAAATTATTGACTTACCAATTAAAACCAACTTCCGGGAAGGGTTGACGGTTACAGAATATATTATTTCTTCTTATGGTGCCCGCAAGGGGTTGGTGGATACTGCCTTGCGGACTGCGGACTCTGGTTATCTCACCCGGCGGTTGGTGGATGTCTCCCAGGATGTGATTATTCGCGAATTTGACTGCGGCACCACTAGGGGTGTGCCGGTGCGGTCAATGACCGAGGGGGCTAAGGTGTTGATTCCCTTGGGAAATCGGTTGATGGGCAGGGTATTGGCAGAAGATGTGCTACACCCCACCACCAAGGAAATTATTGCTACCCGAAATACGCCGATTTCTGATGAATTGGCGATCAAAATTCACAAATCTAATGTAGTAGAAGTTGTAGTTCGCAGCCCCCTCACCTGCGAAGCTGCTCGTTCTGTGTGCCAACACTGCTATGGCTGGAGTTTGGCCCATGCGAAAATGGTAGATTTAGGGGAAGCAGTGGGGATTATTGCCGCCCAAAGTATCGGTGAACCTGGTACCCAGCTAACGATGCGGACATTCCACACCGGGGGTGTGTTCACCGGGGAAGTCGCCCAGCAGGTACGCTCGAAAACCGATGGCACAATTCGTCTGCCGCGCAAATTGCGGACTCGTCCTTACCGCACCCGTCATGGTGAAGACGCCATGTATGTAGAAGCCAACGGCGTGATTGTGTTGGAGCCGAAAAAAGAAGGCGGTGAGACCCCAGCCAACCAAGAAATTCATGTGACCCAAGGTTCTACACTTTATATAGTAGATGGGCAGCAGGTAAAAATCGGTCAGTTGCTGGCAGAGGTGGCTCTGGGGGGACGTACCACCCGCGCTAATACAGAGAAGGCGGTGAAGGATGTAGCCACCGACTTGGCGGGAGAAGTGCAGTTTGCCGAAGTGGTGCCAGAACAAAAAACCGACCGCCAAGGCAACACCACCATCACTGCCGCTAGGGGGGGTTTGATTTGGATTCTCTCTGGGGAAGTTTATAACTTGCCACCAGGGGCTGAGTTGGTAGTGCACAATGGAGATGCGATAGTCTTCAATGGCGTGTTAGCAGAAACCAAATTAACCACAGTCCACGGTGGTGTAGTGCGGTTGCCAGAAGCGACCCCCGGCAAGAGCACGCGCGAAATTGAAATTATCACCGCCTCTGTAGTTTTAGACAAAGCCTCAGTCACAGTCCAAAGCTCTCAAGGTCGGAATAATTATTTAGTTTCCACAGGGAATAATCAGGTATTTAACCTCAGAGCCACCCCAGGCACAAAAGTGCAAAATGGGCAAGTAGTTGCTGAGTTAATTGACGACCGCTACCGCACCACCACCGGCGGCTTTTTGAAATTTGCTGGGGTGGAAGTCCAGAAAAAAGGCAAAGCCAAGCTAGGCTATGAAGTAGTCCAGGGCGGTACTTTGTTGTGGATTCCTGAAGAAACCCACGAAGTCAACAAAGATATCTCTTTGCTGTTGGTAGAAGATGGGCAGTTTGTAGAAGCCGGCACTGAAGTTGTCAAAGATATTTTCTGCCAAACCAGCGGCGTGGTAGAAGTCACCCAGAAAAACGACATTTTGCGAGAAGTGGTGATTAAGCCAGGTGTACTGCTGATGGTAGATGACCCAGAAGCAGTGATGGGGCAAGATGGCACCTTTATTCAACCCGGTGAAGAATTTCAGGGGTCAGTGGCTACAGAGTTGCGCTATATCCAATATATAGAGTCACCAGAAGGTCCGGCGCTGTTAAGTCGTCCAGTTGTGGAGTTTGCCGTACCCAGCAACCCAGATGTGCCTTCCACTACCTCAATTAGTCAACAAACCGGGCGTTCTATTCAGTTGCGGGCAGTGCAACGGTTGCCTTACAAAGACTCTGAGCGAGTCAAGTCTGTGGAATCGGTGGAACTGCTGCGGACTCAACTGGTGTTAGAAATTGAGCAAGAGGGGGAACAAGACCACAACGCCTCACCTCTGGCTGCGGATATTGAATTAGTACCCGACACCGAAGATGACCAAGTGCAGCGTTTGCAGTTGGTGATTTTAGAATCTTTAGTCATTCGTCGCGACATCTCAGCCGACGCCACTCAAGGTAGCACCCAAACAACTCTAGAAGTAGAAGACGGGCTGACCATTGCCCCTGGCTCAGTGGTAGCGCGGACGCAAATCTTGTGTAAAGAGGGGGGTATTGTTAGGGGTGTGAATCGAGCTGCTGAAAACGTCCGCCGCTGTTTGGTGCTGCGTCACAGCGACATGATTTCTATCCCCACCCAAGGCCAACCGAAGGTGAAGAAGGGTGACTTGCTGGTAGAAAGTGCAGAAATTGCCCCTGGGGTGTTTGCACCAGAGTCTGGGCAGGTGGTGGAAGTGAAAAAGGCAATCTTGCAGACCTCCGAGTCAACAGGCGCTGATGATGGAACTTTAGCCTCTAGCTCTTCTCCTTACACTGTGACTCTGCGGGTTGGTCGCCCTTATCGAGTCAGCCCTGGGGCTGTGTTGCAAATAGAAGATGGAGACTTGGTGCAACGGGGCGATAACTTGGTGCTGTTGGTGTTTGAACGGGCGAAAACTGGAGACATTATTCAAGGTTTGCCCCGAATTGAAGAACTGCTAGAAGCCCGGAAACCGAAAGAAGCCTGTATTTTGGCTCGTCGGGCTGGAGAACTGAAAACGGTTTATGGTGATGGCGATGAAGCGATCGCCATTAAGGTTATAGAATCTAATGGAGTAGTCACCGATTATCCCCTTGGACCTGGACAAAACTTAATGGTGCCCGATGGTGCCCATATCTTAGCCGGACAACCCCTGAGTGATGGCCCCTCTAACCCCCACGAAATTTTGGAAATCTTCTTTAGCCTGGGTTCTGAGGATGGAATCTATGCCTGTGCCAGCCATGCCCTGCAAAAAGTGCAGACCTTTTTGGTGAACGAAGTGCAGATGGTTTATCAGTCTCAAGGCATTGATATTTCTGACAAGCACATTGAAGTAATTGTTCGCCAGATGACCAACAAGGTGCGGATTGATGATGGTGGTGACACCACCATGCTGCCTGGGGAGTTGGTGGAATTGCGCCAAGTTGAGCAAGTGAACGAAGCGATGGCGATTACCGGCGGTGCGAGGGCCCAATATACCCCCGTGTTGCTGGGTATCACCAAGGCATCGCTCAACACCGACAGCTTTATTTCTGCTGCATCGTTCCAAGAAACCACCAGAGTGCTAACTGAAGCCGCCATTGAAGGTAAATCTGACTGGCTGCGGGGGTTAAAAGAAAACGTGATTATTGGGCGGTTGATTCCTGCCGGGACTGGTTACAACGCCTATGAAGAAACCGGCGCCATTGAAGACTACGCGGTGTTAGAAACTAGCGGCGTTTTAGACGAAGTCGATGACCCCTTGGATATGGTGCTAGATGACCGCACCGCCCGCGCTTATAACTTAGATGCGCCAACTTTGAGTGAGTCTAGCTTTGGCAACAGACGCACAGAACGGTCAATTTTAGACGAAGAAGATGAATTGATTGCTGATGTTGAGACCCACCACCCACCCCCTCACCCCACCCGCTCACCCAAGCACGGACGGAGCGAAGCGGAGTCTGTGCCATCCGTCAACCCACGGACGGAGCGCAGCGGAGTCGGTGGTAGGGACTCACCAAGGTGTTTGTGTAGCTCTTGA
- the rpoB gene encoding DNA-directed RNA polymerase subunit beta translates to MTNETYMEPAFLLPDLIEIQRSSFRWFLEEGLIEELNSFSPITDYTGKLELHFLGHNYKLKEPKYSVEEAKRRDSTYAVQMYVPTRLLNKETGDIKEQEVFIGDLPLMTDRGTFIINGAERVIVNQIVRSPGVYYKSEIDKNGRRTYSASLIPNRGAWLKFETDRNDLVWVRIDKTRKLSAQVLLKALGLSDNEIFDALRHPEYFQKTIEKEGQFSEEEALMELYRKLRPGEPPTVLGGQQLLDSRFFDPKRYDLGRVGRYKLNKKLRLSVPDTMRVLTAGDILAAVDYLINLEYDIGSIDDIDHLGNRRVRSVGELLQNQVRVGLNRLERIIRERMTVSDAEVLTPASLVNPKPLVAAIKEFFGSSQLSQFMDQTNPLAELTHKRRLSALGPGGLTRERAGFAVRDIHPSHYGRICPIETPEGPNAGLIGSLATHARVNLYGFLETPFRPVENARVRFDLAPVYMTADEEDDLRVAPGDVPVDDNGYIIGPQVPVRYRQEFSTTTPEQVDYVAVSPVQIVSVATSMIPFLEHDDANRALMGSNMQRQAVPLLKPERPLVGTGLEAQGARDSGMVIVSRTDGDVTYVDAAEIRVRVRNQSSITSGKTTDKASQTTDKVQEIRYTLSKYQRSNQDTCLNQKPLVRTGERVVAGQVLADGSSTEGGELALGQNIVVAYMPWEGYNYEDAILISERLVQDDVYTSIHIEKYEIEARQTKLGPEEITREIPNVGEDALRQLDEQGIIRIGAWVEAGDILVGKVTPKGESDQPPEEKLLRAIFGEKARDVRDNSLRVPNGEKGRVVDVRLFTREQGDELPPGANMVVRVYVAQKRKIQVGDKMAGRHGNKGIISRILPAEDMPYLPDGSPVDIVLNPLGVPSRMNVGQVFECLLGWAGHNLGVRFKITPFDEMYGEESSRRIVHGKLQEARDETSKLWVYNPDDPGKIMVFDGRTGEPFDRPITIGVAYMLKLVHLVDDKIHARSTGPYSLVTQQPLGGKAQQGGQRFGEMEVWALEAFGAAYTLQELLTVKSDDMQGRNEALNAIVKGKSISRPGTPESFKVLMRELQSLGKTKVVQS, encoded by the coding sequence ATGACAAACGAAACATATATGGAACCCGCCTTTCTGTTACCCGACTTGATTGAAATCCAGCGTTCAAGCTTCCGCTGGTTTTTGGAAGAAGGGCTAATAGAAGAACTCAACTCCTTTAGTCCGATCACAGACTACACCGGCAAACTGGAGCTGCACTTTTTAGGTCACAACTACAAACTTAAAGAGCCAAAGTACAGCGTCGAAGAAGCAAAACGGCGAGATAGCACCTATGCAGTACAAATGTATGTCCCCACACGCCTGCTGAACAAAGAAACAGGAGATATTAAAGAGCAAGAAGTATTTATTGGAGATCTGCCTTTGATGACAGACCGCGGCACGTTTATTATTAACGGAGCCGAGCGAGTGATTGTTAACCAAATAGTGCGATCGCCTGGGGTCTACTACAAATCAGAAATTGACAAAAACGGGCGGCGCACATACTCAGCTAGCTTAATCCCCAACAGGGGGGCATGGCTGAAATTTGAAACAGACCGTAACGATTTGGTATGGGTACGCATCGACAAAACCCGTAAACTCTCAGCGCAGGTACTCCTCAAAGCCCTAGGGTTATCAGACAACGAAATTTTTGACGCCCTACGCCACCCAGAATACTTCCAAAAAACCATCGAAAAAGAAGGGCAATTTTCCGAAGAAGAAGCCCTGATGGAATTATATCGCAAACTGCGCCCTGGCGAACCGCCCACAGTTTTAGGCGGGCAACAGCTATTAGACTCCCGTTTCTTTGACCCGAAACGTTACGACCTAGGTCGCGTTGGTCGGTATAAGCTCAACAAGAAATTACGGCTTTCCGTTCCCGACACAATGCGCGTGCTGACTGCCGGTGACATCTTAGCCGCCGTGGATTACCTAATTAACCTGGAATATGACATCGGTAGTATTGACGATATCGATCACTTAGGTAATCGCCGGGTAAGAAGCGTAGGCGAACTACTGCAAAACCAAGTACGGGTAGGCTTAAACCGTCTAGAACGCATAATTCGGGAACGGATGACCGTATCTGACGCCGAAGTTCTTACACCTGCCTCCTTGGTCAACCCCAAACCATTAGTAGCGGCGATTAAAGAGTTCTTTGGCTCCAGCCAATTGAGTCAGTTCATGGATCAAACCAATCCCTTAGCAGAACTGACCCACAAACGCCGCCTCAGTGCCCTAGGTCCAGGGGGGCTAACCCGCGAACGAGCAGGCTTTGCCGTGCGAGATATTCACCCCAGCCACTACGGACGCATCTGCCCCATTGAAACACCAGAAGGACCCAACGCCGGCTTAATTGGTTCCCTAGCCACCCATGCCCGCGTTAACCTCTATGGATTTTTAGAAACACCCTTTAGACCAGTAGAAAACGCCCGCGTGCGGTTTGACCTCGCACCGGTTTACATGACTGCCGACGAAGAAGACGATTTGCGGGTAGCACCGGGAGATGTGCCAGTAGACGACAACGGCTACATCATAGGACCCCAAGTGCCCGTGCGCTATCGCCAAGAGTTCTCCACCACCACACCAGAGCAGGTGGATTACGTGGCAGTTTCTCCAGTGCAGATAGTCTCTGTGGCTACTAGCATGATTCCCTTCTTAGAACATGACGATGCCAACCGGGCACTCATGGGTTCTAACATGCAACGGCAGGCAGTGCCCCTACTCAAGCCAGAGCGCCCTTTAGTCGGCACTGGCTTAGAAGCACAGGGCGCCAGAGACTCCGGCATGGTGATAGTCTCCCGCACCGACGGCGATGTCACCTACGTCGATGCTGCCGAAATTCGCGTCAGAGTCCGTAATCAATCGTCAATCACCAGTGGCAAAACAACTGATAAAGCATCACAGACAACCGACAAAGTTCAAGAAATTAGATACACCCTTTCTAAATATCAGCGCTCTAACCAAGACACCTGTCTCAACCAAAAACCCCTAGTCCGCACCGGAGAGCGAGTAGTTGCTGGGCAAGTGCTGGCAGATGGCTCCTCTACCGAAGGCGGAGAATTAGCCCTAGGGCAAAACATCGTAGTCGCCTACATGCCTTGGGAAGGCTACAACTACGAAGACGCCATCTTAATTTCTGAGCGCCTAGTGCAAGACGATGTCTACACCTCAATTCACATCGAAAAATATGAAATTGAGGCCAGACAAACCAAACTAGGCCCAGAAGAAATCACTAGAGAAATTCCCAACGTCGGTGAAGATGCCCTGCGACAACTAGACGAACAGGGCATCATCCGCATTGGTGCCTGGGTAGAAGCTGGGGATATCTTAGTCGGCAAAGTCACCCCCAAAGGTGAATCTGACCAACCCCCAGAAGAAAAACTCCTGCGGGCCATCTTCGGCGAAAAAGCGCGAGATGTGCGCGACAACTCTCTGCGAGTGCCCAACGGCGAAAAAGGAAGGGTCGTCGATGTGCGCCTGTTTACCCGCGAACAAGGTGATGAACTGCCACCAGGAGCCAACATGGTAGTCCGGGTGTATGTCGCCCAAAAACGGAAAATCCAAGTCGGCGACAAAATGGCAGGACGCCACGGCAACAAAGGCATTATCTCGCGAATTCTCCCGGCTGAAGATATGCCCTACTTGCCCGACGGCTCCCCAGTAGATATAGTGCTCAATCCCTTGGGTGTACCCAGCCGGATGAATGTCGGCCAGGTGTTTGAGTGTCTCTTGGGTTGGGCGGGTCATAACTTAGGGGTGCGGTTTAAGATTACACCCTTTGACGAAATGTATGGTGAGGAGTCTTCTCGCCGCATTGTCCACGGCAAATTGCAAGAAGCCAGAGACGAAACCAGCAAACTCTGGGTATATAACCCCGATGACCCCGGCAAAATTATGGTCTTTGATGGTCGCACTGGCGAACCCTTTGACCGACCAATCACCATCGGCGTAGCTTATATGCTGAAGCTGGTGCATTTAGTCGATGACAAAATCCACGCCCGGTCAACAGGCCCCTACTCGCTGGTTACTCAGCAACCCTTGGGTGGTAAGGCCCAGCAAGGCGGCCAGCGGTTTGGAGAAATGGAAGTGTGGGCGCTGGAAGCATTTGGGGCAGCTTACACCTTGCAGGAGTTACTGACGGTGAAATCTGACGACATGCAAGGGCGGAATGAAGCCCTCAATGCCATTGTTAAAGGCAAGTCAATTTCCCGACCCGGTACTCCTGAATCCTTTAAGGTGTTGATGCGAGAACTACAATCTTTAGGCAAAACAAAAGTGGTTCAAAGCTGA
- a CDS encoding TatD family hydrolase, translating into MHLIDTHVHLNFDLFQPDLATVRSRWQEAGVVRLVHSCVHPGEFSSIQAIAHQFPELSLAIGLHPLDADKWNGETAEKIESLASSDPKVVAIGEMGLDFYKANNYEQQCIVFEAQLGVACKLNLPVIIHCREAAPQVRSLLQKWQDKSQGQRVRGVMHCWGGTPEETQWFLDLGLFISFSGTVTFKNAKAIKASAVMVSSDRLLIETDCPFLSPVPKRGEKRNEPSYVRYVAEQLAMLRGETVEAIAAQTTQNACKLFGFEL; encoded by the coding sequence ATGCATCTGATAGACACCCACGTTCATCTTAACTTTGACCTTTTCCAGCCGGATTTAGCAACCGTACGTTCGCGGTGGCAAGAAGCCGGTGTAGTGCGCTTAGTACATTCCTGCGTTCACCCAGGGGAGTTTTCCAGTATTCAAGCCATAGCACACCAGTTTCCCGAACTCAGCTTGGCCATTGGATTGCATCCTTTAGATGCTGATAAATGGAACGGCGAGACAGCCGAGAAAATAGAATCTCTGGCTAGTTCTGACCCCAAGGTGGTAGCTATTGGAGAAATGGGACTGGATTTTTACAAAGCAAATAACTACGAGCAACAGTGCATAGTTTTTGAGGCGCAACTGGGCGTGGCTTGTAAACTCAACTTACCAGTGATTATTCACTGCCGTGAGGCAGCGCCACAGGTAAGATCCCTTTTGCAAAAATGGCAAGATAAAAGCCAAGGACAGAGGGTGCGGGGTGTGATGCATTGTTGGGGTGGAACACCGGAAGAAACCCAATGGTTTCTCGACTTAGGCTTATTCATTAGCTTTAGTGGAACAGTAACGTTCAAAAATGCTAAAGCTATTAAAGCCTCAGCGGTTATGGTGAGCAGCGATCGCCTATTAATCGAAACAGATTGCCCCTTTCTCTCTCCGGTACCCAAACGGGGCGAAAAACGTAATGAACCTTCCTATGTCCGTTATGTCGCGGAGCAACTGGCTATGCTGCGTGGGGAAACTGTCGAGGCGATCGCCGCTCAAACCACCCAGAATGCCTGTAAATTATTCGGTTTTGAATTATAA
- the rpsT gene encoding 30S ribosomal protein S20, with translation MANTKSALKRAQIAERNRLRNKTYKSAVKTLMKKYLSAVEVHKANPTPESQQEVQARISEAYSKIDKAVKRGILHPNNGARKKSQLAHKLKPLTQTAQ, from the coding sequence GTGGCGAATACAAAGTCTGCTCTCAAGCGCGCCCAAATCGCAGAACGCAATCGGCTGCGTAATAAAACTTACAAATCAGCAGTAAAAACGCTGATGAAAAAATACCTCAGTGCTGTTGAAGTCCATAAGGCTAATCCTACCCCAGAATCACAACAAGAAGTACAGGCTCGGATATCCGAGGCTTACAGCAAAATCGATAAAGCTGTAAAGCGGGGTATCCTTCACCCCAACAACGGGGCCAGGAAAAAGTCGCAATTGGCTCACAAACTAAAACCACTCACGCAAACAGCACAGTAG
- the hisD gene encoding histidinol dehydrogenase: MLRIITQQADVSAELQRICDRTHDEQVLHKEATVREVLQAVKRQGDKAVLHYTAEFDHQTLKPEELRVSGSELDAAYQQVSKELLQAIRLACRQIEAFHRQRVPKSWIHFGDDEVVLGKRYTPVDRAGLYVPGGRAAYPSTVLMNGIPAKVAGVPRVVMVTPPGVGKAINPAVLVAAQEAGVQEIYRVGGAQAVAALAYGTETIPKVNVITGPGNIYVTLAKKLVYGTVGIDSLAGPSEVLIIADEHANPVNVAADLLAQAEHDPMAAAILLTTDAALAKNVQVAVERQLVDHPRRIDTEKAIAHYGLIVVVESLEAAAELSNEFAPEHLELEIKDPWSLIPQIRHAGAIFLGYSTPEAVGDYLAGPNHTLPTSGAARYASALGVETFLKHSSIIQYSQTALQKVAGAINVLATAEGLPSHADSVRRRIQQEE, encoded by the coding sequence ATGCTGCGAATCATTACTCAGCAGGCAGACGTTAGCGCAGAACTACAACGTATCTGCGATCGCACCCACGATGAACAGGTGCTTCACAAAGAAGCAACGGTGCGGGAAGTGTTGCAAGCGGTGAAGCGCCAAGGCGATAAAGCTGTATTGCACTACACAGCCGAATTCGATCACCAAACCCTGAAGCCAGAAGAACTGCGTGTTTCTGGTTCAGAACTGGATGCAGCCTACCAACAGGTGTCGAAGGAGTTGCTTCAGGCGATTCGGCTGGCTTGCCGCCAAATTGAAGCGTTTCACCGTCAGCGCGTACCGAAAAGCTGGATACACTTTGGCGATGATGAAGTAGTACTGGGCAAACGCTACACCCCTGTAGACCGGGCGGGTTTATATGTACCTGGCGGTCGCGCTGCCTATCCCAGTACTGTGTTGATGAATGGGATTCCGGCCAAGGTAGCTGGTGTTCCCCGTGTGGTGATGGTGACACCACCAGGAGTAGGAAAAGCAATTAACCCAGCAGTCCTGGTAGCTGCCCAAGAAGCAGGGGTGCAAGAAATTTATCGCGTTGGGGGGGCGCAAGCTGTTGCCGCTTTAGCCTACGGCACAGAAACGATTCCGAAAGTAAATGTGATTACTGGGCCTGGTAACATTTATGTCACTTTAGCTAAAAAACTTGTCTATGGCACCGTAGGCATTGATTCTTTGGCAGGACCCAGCGAAGTCCTAATTATTGCCGATGAGCACGCAAATCCTGTAAATGTTGCCGCTGACTTGTTGGCCCAAGCCGAACATGACCCAATGGCGGCAGCGATTTTGTTGACGACGGATGCTGCATTAGCGAAGAACGTGCAAGTAGCTGTGGAAAGACAACTAGTAGATCACCCAAGGCGCATAGACACAGAAAAAGCGATCGCTCACTACGGCTTGATTGTTGTTGTGGAATCCCTGGAAGCAGCAGCAGAACTCTCAAATGAATTTGCCCCTGAACACCTAGAGTTAGAAATCAAAGACCCTTGGTCTCTAATTCCCCAAATTCGGCATGCCGGGGCCATCTTCTTGGGTTACTCTACACCAGAAGCCGTAGGAGACTATTTGGCAGGTCCTAACCATACCTTGCCTACTTCTGGCGCCGCCCGTTATGCTTCAGCATTAGGTGTGGAAACTTTCCTGAAACACTCTAGTATTATTCAATACTCACAAACCGCACTGCAAAAGGTAGCTGGTGCCATTAACGTACTAGCAACTGCTGAGGGCTTGCCTTCCCACGCCGATTCAGTACGACGCCGAATTCAGCAAGAGGAGTGA
- a CDS encoding universal stress protein, which translates to MVKTILVALDGSEISERVIQTLDDLVLPTDTNVILCHVFPTSESEMELPADRPLAESPTFSYFHIEKQLQSYQEKLSVNSELELVTGDPADEIIRLANIYSADLVIIGSRGLTGMKRIVQGSVSSQVVEEADCSVLVVKPSKN; encoded by the coding sequence GTGGTAAAGACTATTTTGGTAGCTTTGGATGGCTCGGAAATATCAGAACGAGTAATTCAGACTTTAGATGATTTGGTGCTGCCAACAGACACCAACGTGATTCTCTGCCATGTGTTTCCCACGTCAGAGTCAGAGATGGAACTACCCGCTGATCGCCCCCTTGCCGAGTCACCAACATTTTCTTATTTCCATATTGAAAAACAGCTGCAATCCTACCAGGAAAAATTGTCAGTCAACAGTGAATTAGAGCTTGTAACTGGCGATCCTGCTGACGAGATTATTCGTCTTGCCAATATATACTCGGCAGATTTAGTGATCATTGGGAGTCGCGGGTTAACTGGGATGAAGCGAATTGTCCAGGGTTCTGTTAGTAGCCAAGTGGTGGAAGAGGCTGATTGTTCAGTACTAGTGGTGAAACCAAGTAAGAATTAA